Sequence from the Toxoplasma gondii ME49 chromosome Ib, whole genome shotgun sequence genome:
TATTCGTAAGTCAAAAACAGTAGCTGAGGGCTGGCACTGCAGAACCTGTTTCGATTGCTGGTTTATCTTCGTTTCTGTGATGACAGAAATTGCAAAACTAGGCCCCTCCGTGCTTGACGATGAGTGGTGTCTGATCGTAGTACCAGGATTTTCTTAGCATCAGAGAAGAGGGTTGTTTGTGGTCTGTCTTTCAAACCAATGCCGTGCGTGCATGCCACACTCGCGTAGCAGGTGCGACTATCGCGCGGTTGAGCCAGTGCGTAAATGGAGTCTATCCGGATAGAAGCCTGACTGTGACGAACGGACATAAGGTCATCCCCGGTAGAAAAGGGCAGGTCCGTTCTTCCAACTCTAGTCGGCGCGGAGCGCCTAGTTGAGCATGAAAGTTGAGGGGGAAGTTTCGCGACTCCGAGACGTGGCGGGTATGTTTTACCACATAACGCACATAAGGTTAGGATGTGGTTATTGCAGTGACACTATTGACCTGTAACGCCGAAATCGAGTATGGTAATCAGAGTTGTGCATCGCCACGATGTGCGTCAATATCGGATGTGGTGCACCGATTCTTTTGAGCTAGGTGTGCTCAGGGAGGGATGCGTGGTGGGTGGGAGGATACCAAAACGGACGGATACTAATCGTGTGCATGTCAGTGACGCGATTACGCAGTTGCCCGACATTGCTGGAAGATGACAGAGCCCCAATTTTCGTAAATGACTAAGGCGCTTTGTGGGCTAGAGTCTTTTTGTTTAGCCATTTTCTGGTGGCACCTATCTTGATGCCAAAGGCAAGTTGCGCTGCTCCGATTGTGCTTGTCTTAATGCAGTTTCCGCCTGCCATCCGCCGTTAGAGGTCGATGACCAATGCCGACGTAGCGTTACTTTTTGAGGCTCGGCTGGCGGAAAGCCTGTGTCCGACAGGTCCCCTCTGAGTTGTTTCGGAGCCGACAGGGTGTCAGTCCACCAGGACGCCGGTATTGTGGTGTGTGGCTGTCTGTTTTGGTCTGCATTTCGTTTTTGAAATGAACACTGGGCAACGCCCGGCCACTGGCGCTATGATGGCACCTGGCGGCTGCCAGGCTTACGCTCCATGCGGCGCCGAAGGGCATGCCGCTTACCAGCAACAACCTGGGAGGTCGTATTCGCAACAGTATGATGCCCAACATCAGGCATCTGTTCGAGGGTATACATCACAGCAAGTACAGTACAGAAATGCACATCCTTCAGATGTGGCAGCAACAAACGCCGTTCAACAACAAGCTGCCGTGCAACATCATGTTGGCAGCCAGCAGTCGAGCTCGCACGAAGCGGCTGCTGCACAACAGCACAACAGCGGCACTCAACACACCGTGTCGGGCTCCCAGCAGGAGGGCCAACAACGGAAGCAGCATCACTCGTCGAAGCCTACTGCCAGCATGCCGAGGCCACATTCGGACTGGCAGATTCCGGACCGCTATGAAATCCGCCACCTAATTGGGACCGGGTCATACGGTGAGCACCGTGAATTTTAGTCCAGCGGTAGGATGTTGTAATCTTGTTTCTTCCTATGGTGCCAGATCCAAGCGACCACTGCTATTTTCACGCACTAGTCTGACTAGTCTGCAACATTGTTGCTCCAAATGGCAATGCATGCTCACGTGTCGTAAAATCCATATTCTTTGAGGTGACTCGATGTTATCGCTGAGCAAGGCTAACGAACATGCTGGTGTGAAATTGACCCTCTTTAGCAGAATTCGCCGCTTCTGTAGGTTGGCACGGAGTGGGCAAGTGCTGAGCAGACATCTCTGAGGAAGCAGACTGGCTGTCACCGTGATGTATTGCTTTCAGCAGCTTCAACCATTGTCTCATCAGGCTACCTGTGTTGTACGTTTGCTGTAAATGATCGCCTTCAGGCCACGTATGTGAAGCTTATGATAAactggagaaacgcgttgtTGCGATCAAGAAAATCCTGCGCGTTTTTGAAGACCTTATCGACTGCAAACGCATCCTGAGGGAAATTGCTATTCTGAACAGACTGAATCACGACCATGTAGTGAAGGTGCTCGACATCGTCATCCCAAAGGATGTGGAGAAGTTTGATGTAAGTCGGGCTATTCAGTCCCGTTCGTCGGAATTACCTTTGTCGGCCGAGTCTGCCCCCTAATGGCGAAATGCAGCACTGGTCAATTCATGCTGACTTAGGGTGCACGTTCTTCCTTGCTCTTTTTCGTTGTCGCCAGATCTGCGGCTGGCCGCTGCAACCGTCAATCGAGAAATTGCGTTTAGCTGTGGCACAGAAGGCGTTGAACGCAGTGGAAACCACTGCACCCGCAAAGTACAGTGAACGCTCATCTGTGTATTTGCTTGAATAATTATGCAACAAGACAGTCCTTTGTCGCACCCCTGCTGGCTTGCACCATGCGTGGGCCGCTGGTACCGAAGGCCTTTGTCGTCGTTGAGCTTTGTGTCGTGGCAAGCAGTTCCAGCTTCCCTTGCCTGTGATAACGCATACTGCGCGATGAGGTCAAGCTCTATATGTTGCTTGCTCTGTATGTTGGAAGAAAGATGCCTTTCTTTGTGCGTTTGTTGAGTAATGTCACTGACGCTGAGCGAATAGTATTTTCAGAGAACTTGATGAGTTTGCGGTGAATGTTGCGGTATGCAGGAGCTGTACGTCGTACTCGAGATTGCGGACTCTGACTTCAAAAAGCTCTTTCGGACCCCGGTGTACCTGACGGAACTTCACATAAAGACGCTTCTCTATAACCTCCTTGTCGGTGTGAAGTATGTACATTCTGCTGGCATCCTGCATCGCGATTTGGTAAGACATGGCGACGCAAGCGTCTGCTGAGGCGACCATCCTCACAAAGGACCTGCTGCACTCGAGAATTTACCTCTCCTTAGTGGGCCGTGCATTCTGCGTGGAGCCTTCCCGGTTCAACTTTGGGTGTAGGATACATTTAGTGACACGCGTGACGCGTTTAAGACAGTCAACTTTGTTTCATGCGTAAGAACTACACACAGACGGTCTGCTGTTTGTTTCAGAAGCCCGCCAATTGTCTGGTCAACCAAGACTGTAGCGTGAAGGTATGCGACTTCGGCCTTGCTAGAACCGTGGACTATCCTGAGAACGGGAACTCCCAGCTGCCAATTTCTCCTCGAGAAGACGACATGAATCTCGTCACCTTTCCACACACTAAGAACCTCAAGCGGCAACTTACAGGACACGTCGTGACGAGGTTAGTGGATCTGACACGGGCGTGTCGTCCGGACTGCATAAGGGCGGAAGTGCGTCATCGGGTTGGAGCAGATGTGCGTTGGCATGTGTcacttgcatgcacgaaGAGACAACGTAGTGCGCAGAAACAGTTGGTGAAAACCATGATGCAGGGACTAGTGCTGCGGGCGCTGCTGTGTTAGGGGGATTGACGCTGTATAAGTCGTACATGGATTGGTAGTTGCATAAGACGTTCATGGTCAGCTCATGTGGTGAATTCATAGTTCATCAGTGAAGTTCATTCATCTCCTGGTTTCGAATTGGCTACGCTCTGGGTTCGTTTCAGGTGGTATCGCGCTCCGGAGCTAATTCTGCTGCAGGAGAACTATACCGAGGCCATTGATGTGTGGTCTATCGGGTGCATCTTTGCTGAACTTCTTAACATGATTGTGAGTTTGGGGACACAACCAGAGAGTCACGTACAAGGTGAAACGCTCATGGATACACGTGCATGGTCAAATCGGCGGGGAAGGGACTCAGGGTCATTCATCTAGCAGTGGCATATCGTACCAACGATAGTGACATCAGCACATACAGATCCACTTAGGGACTGATATTCGTTCCTCAAAAAATGCAAACAACTGGTAAGAGTGTTCTCCACAGAGGTATGTTGCTCCCACCAGTCGTTTGCCAGGGGCTGTCTGAGCGGACAACCAGGTCCTCGTGGATTCGTTTCGCATTGCTCGGGCTGTTTTTGCGTCTTTCAAGCCAATTTGTTTTTGCGGGGTCCGGCTTCGGGGCTGTTGATGAgtttttcgctgtcttcacTTTGCGTCTATCAGAAAGAAAACGTTGCGTATCACGCGGATCGAGGTCCCCTCTTCCCAGGCTCGTCGtgcttccctctgtctcctgacCAGAAAGCGGGCAACGACTTCAAGTGAGTTCTGAAATGCTGGAGAAGGTATTCTGGTCACCGCAGAGGGGTCACCAGGGGTGGCGGGTCACGCCCACTCGTGTGGCTGAAGTGACACGTTGCCGTGTCGCGTTTTATGGTGTGAGGAAGCCTGAGCGAATCCCCCAACTGTTCATCCGGAGATGCACACATAAGAGGACGTGTTGTTTTTTGGCTTCGCAGATTTCACACCCGCGGCAATCGCGACCAGCTCAATGTTATCTTTAACATATTGGGGACTCCGAGTGAGGAGGACATTGAGGCGTTGGAGAAGGAGGATGCGAAGCGCTATATTCGAATTTTcccgaagagagagggcacGGATTTGGCTGAACGTTTTCCGGCGTCCTCTGGTAAGTGCTGACAATATTACCAAAATCACATCATTTCAGTACGACAGTCGCACAAGACGCTCATGTGCTCATTCAGGTGTCACAGGCGCTCATGTGGTAGTGTGCGTCTTTCGCTCTCAGCTGACGCTATCCATCTGCTGAAAAGGATGCTGGTTTTCAATCCAAACAAACGCATTACGATCAATGAGTGCCTGGCCCATCCCTTCTTTAAGGAAGTCCGGATCGCCGAAGTTGAAGTAAGTGGTCTATCACTGGGGACTACAGCTGCCCTCATATCTCACACCTCCGGCGCAGTTGAGCCGTCGGTTCTGCAGCTATGAAAAAACAACCACGTGCTTTGGGACTTCTAGTTACACTTTCCAGATTTGTACGCAGAGGTGATTTACCACCAGAGAGCCTCTCCGACAATCAAACCAATTAAATATGGTAGACATTTAGCATCTGTCATTGACATTTGAGGATAAAATGTTTTGGGCATGATGTGCTCTAGTTTTCGTAGCTAGGTGGATGGCACTCGACTGCCTGTATTTCCTGCGGACAACGTCTTTACAAACAAACGCATCAGTCGTAGCTCCTTGGAAAGCAGCAAATCCCGACATGGGGCTGGGCACATTCTTGGGCGCCAAACTGATTGCTACATCCTTTGCAGACAAACGCAACAGAGAAGGTTCGCCTGCCTTTCAATGACTGGATGAATATGGATGAGCCTCAACTACGGTAAGCGGAGACAGTGATACTAGTAAAGAGGTAGCCACCGGTGGCATACTGTGGGGGAGACAAGCCTGCCTCTTGTAAATTTTTGAAAGTTGAGTAGAGCTTCCCGCTTCAGAGAGGCCATATCGTATGTCATTCAGTGACTGTGTATATACCCCCTGTTTGAGGTCATTCACTGCTCAAAGCCTCTGTCGACTGCAATGGATTCATGACCGATGCCACTGTGCGTCGATCAGGATACTCCGTAACGGGGCACGAGAGAGTGAAAAACGTTACTTGGTGCACCTCCGTTGTTTGCCGCCTTCGCAGCTATGCATTCGTCAAGGAGATCCAGCGGTACCATCCAGAGATTCAGTTGCCTAGGCGGTCACCAAACCGGGCGAGCTCATAGGACATCAAAGCCAGTGTCCTAGAGAAATTTGTTCTCGGAGGTAGTCACCGCGTCCACGCAATATGTCGAGGACAGTATCTAGCAAGCCAGTAATCGGTTCATTTTACTTTCGACGTGCCGTGGGATAGGATTCAGTCAGTAGCAGTAGAGTCCGCGTTTGCATAGCTTCTCTCTTGAGACGACCACATAGGGCACAAACCCATGTGTTGCAAGTTATGGTTGAAAAGTCAGAAGGCAGGGCTTGAAAATTAGCATATTCTCTAGAGAGAGTTGCGTCACAGTTCCGCGGTTTGAAGAGTGTATCCTCCACTTATGGATACATTATCGCAATTCCTCGGACAACCCAAAGAGCTGAGTGCTGCGATGTCTTTCTGCGGATCAATGAATAGACCGGgtactcggtttcttctcgtttttctttacTCGCTTCGTGGGTGGGCACAGCATCGCTACAATGTGGTAGTATATACTTTGAAGGAGTTCTCCAGCAAATTTGCTGACGGTTGCGTCGGGGTGGGCAGGAACATGTGGGCAATCTCGGGATGTTCCTCGAGGTAGTCTTCGGTTGTGTGCAGTGGTACTTTCGGCACAGGAAGCAGGCGGCTACTGCGGTGGACAGTCACCACGGCGGCTGCAGGCTCCTGGGCGGTTCGGGAATATTCGCATGGACTGACCGTCCAgcaagatatatatatatatatatatatatgcatataggcATACACCGAATTCTTCTGCTGGTCGTCTCCCAGCAGAAGATTTCTGAAACTAGGCAGCAACCCTATGAAAAGCAATGAAAGGAGAACCATAGCTTCTGCAGCTACAACGTAGATACTCGGTACGTGGACAGGACATATCTTGCTGTTTGAGGCGACCACTAGGAACTATACAGGCATGCCTTCAAGCAGCGAAACAGCGTAACGTTTTGACGCTGTGAGGACCTCTATGTGTTCATCAAGGTCAAGGGTAAGCTACCAGTGGGAAGGAACAAAAGAAAGGTGGCGGGTGCATTTTGGCAGGCTGTTCAGAATACAGACTTCTCAATGAAGGTGCCTTCTTAGTAAAGAAGGGGGGGATAATGCCGTTATGGTGCACTTTTTTTGTATCTTATAGTCGAACACGAGGAATGTTTTTAGCTGCGGCTATTATCAAACGCTTGTGGATTCTTCAAGGGTGCGGCATAACCAGTGCTGTCCCACGCGCTATCAAAAACTGGTCAGCATTCCCCGTTCCCCCAGTCGTTTCTATCCTAACGTGACATGAACGCGATTGGCTTCTTTTTGTCCGTGGGCGCCACGACGTGTTGAAAGAAGTCACAGCTGATGGAAGCCAGCACAGGTCCGATACCATTCAAAAAGGACAAGTAGATCCTGTCCCGTGCCGGTCATCTGCTTGTTACATCCGGGAAAGAATTATTCGCTGGCAGCTGGACAGATTTAGGCTTCGCTGTACCGGCGCACGGCATTCATAGTCTGCCTTTAGAGATGGTGTGAGTGCTGTCACCATAGCGACACAAAAAGGAAGTATGGTGGCCTATCAGTACATTTGCAGCACCCCGCTTTTCCCCCGGAGGTGTACCGAAATTTCGTCGAAACGTGGTTCAGTACATTACCAGATTGTTTGGTAGAAGCATCTATGTGCACACTGTTTCGAAAGGCTCAGCTCAACGCCTTCCACTAGCTTATATTAAGGGACACACGGAGTAGAGTAACCTATCCAATCGTAGTGAGCATGCGGAACGATGCTACCACTCGAAGACGATCTCTTTCACTCCTTGATGACTGAGCATTGATTGCTATTATCATTACCCAGCATTTTGGCCTAGGGGATAATTGCTGTCAATATCCAGTCACAATGGCATCAAGGGTGAAAATTGCTCATGCAACAACGGTGCCCTCAACCAAGGAGGTTTAGTAAGACAGTGATATAGAGGGAGGTGGTACCTTTCTGTCTGGAGGGGCTGCTTTGAATTAGGGAGCACTAGTCTACCATCACGACGTTGGATATAGGGTGCGGGTGTTTTGATTTCCTGATAGTGGAAGGAagagtgtgcatgcacataatTTCGGTTGAACCACTCTCAGCAAACCGGTTCCCAACCTGCAGAGCTCGCACAGTGTACTGGACGAtgcctctgcagagaaaatgACACTGTGAGCCTTCGGTCAGGGATTCGCAAGCGCACGCTTTTTCCCGCGTAATTAAATTTATGGTAGTTGATTGAGAGATTCATATACTACCACCTCTCCACGATAAAACAGtaaggagaaacgcgagtgGTGTCGTGGGTGCGCTAGCGAGAATTGCTGCACACATATTCTCCCAGACACTCGACCACAGCGGAACTTACAGCAGGGCAAGAACCTCGGTGGACCGTTCGTTATTGCTCCCCGTTTCCTGTTGATGCTTCCTTCCGCCTTGAGTCACTTCATATGTTCCACTGATCGTACGTTCCGAGAACGGAACTTCTGTAGTTCGGCTGAAGACTCGGATTTTCGACCACCCGACAAACGCCTCTAGTCCCAGCGGCGCACCAAGACTTTGAAACGGCGATTGTACTGTAGGAGGTGGTAGTCGAATTTGTTCACGTGCAATTGCATATCCATGAAAAATGTACACTTGTACTACTACAGGTGGCCGGTTCCATTGGTACACCGTGGCATGTTACTCCGGCCAGTCGAATGAATCCGACAAACAATGGGAGACACTTTGAACGGGAGAAAGGGCACCTGAGTCTGTTAACATCTTGTAGTACAACATTACCAGAAGGGAACTGAACAGAAAGATATTGCACGTGGACTAGCGGGCACAATATTTGGCTCCAGGCCTGGTTAGCGGCTTGTAGCTGCCAGGATCAACCAACAGCTCCGCATTTTTCGTTCTGATGTGATGTCCAGACGCGTTGTTTCATTACGAGGGAGTCTTGACGAACCcctgctcttccttcttcagaagTTTGCGAGGCATTATTGTCGTGGTTCGTTTTGCGACTAACGTGACTGCCGTAAAGCTCGAGCCGGTGAGTCGACCCGTGCTGCAGCAGTGATGGGGTAAATGCTGCAAACACAGACTTCTAGTGAGTGCCTAGACGAAGTCGTGTAACTGGAGAAACTGCGAGGACTCAATTGCGAGCATGCCAACGAAGAGCAACTGGGGTGTGAGCGGGGTGTTTGGAACTAGGATGAGAAATACGGAAAGTGGACTCAAGCACCGTTAAAGGCGTCACATGCACTCAAGTCGCTGCACACGCACCAGCAAAAAGGACGAAAAATTAAGTGTGAACTATAGTTTTTCAGCCAACTGACGTGAGTTGGGGGAGACCAGGAACAACTTTAGCGGATTTTTCCgtcaacgcatgcaacaagCGTTCGCTACCAGGCGTTTTTTTACAGCAGCTGAAAGCGACTGTGGTCGCCACCCGTTAAATGTTAGGAAACCCCCACCTGCGTTTTCTTAAAACCCTACTGCCAACACCAGTCGGCAAAAAGCATTCCCAACCTTGACTGTGGAAAGAAGGCACCACTCAGGCAGGATTTTTTTCCACGATTTCCACTCAGAAGCCGTTTCGTGGCGGTGTCTTCCCGGTCTGTTGACGGCGTAGAACATCGGATAGTTGGTTGCAGGGGATTCACTACTTCCACACGGTTTTGCCACCGAATTCAGAACTCGATGGCTTTTCTTCGTGATTCTTTCCGCTCCTAAGACGGAATAATGCGATTTTCAAACATAAAGAAAGCACTTCTTCTATCCTTTTGTGCAACGACTCAAATGAGCATTTCCGCCCGCGTTGTTGCGGATGCCGCTCGTAAAGCGCTGACCGGAAAAtagtcttttttttcgccgtTGTACCCTGGTTCCCATAGCTCATTTACCTTTCAGATCTGTCTGAACTCCAGCGCGGGTTTCTTTGTTGTCTGTGATTCTGCGTCGTGGACGACGTGTTACTGTGGAGCTTTTGAGCCCTCTTGAACTGTTTGCATTGGGTGTAGTCCGCTCGACATTGAGGCAACTACGCTATTTTTTAGTCGGTGGATCGCCTGGGACCAATTGCGACATGTCATGTGAACTCAGAAGAGAGATATGCCCCGTGTGTTTAGACCTTTCCCCCCCAAAAGCTGTTTAAGGTGACTGAGGATTGCAGGAGCCAGAAACGACTGCGTTTCGTGTGAATTCGACACAGGAGCAACACACCGACCTGCACGCAGGGGGATCGCTTTTGGAATATTATCACCGTTTTCTGTAGGACGTCGTCGTATGCCAACTGCGGCTGCGATCCGGTGCAGCTGATCATCTTCCCGAGAGGCCACTGATCGAGTCACTTCAAGAAGACTTCCGGTTACTGTCACATTTTCCACAATGGGTTGCACAGGTAGCAAGGCGGCGGCTGTGAAGAAACCAGACTCTCCTGAGGACAAGCGGGAAGCAAATGACAAGCCACAGCTGTCCACAGGCCACGCGGAAGCACTCCCTGGTGTCGTTGCCGCTGGAGGGGCACAGGACAGCAGCGATGCGAAGAGCGCAGCATCGCTGACAACTTCTCGAGTAGGAGGGGCGGGAGAAACGGGAGCAGCAACTTCCACGGAACCTAAAAACGCTGCGTCAAAAGATAAGGAGATCGATATTCACGAGGATCCTTTGGAGGGGATTGAACTGGACCCGCCTGAGGACTGTGAACCCGTCATTATGAAGAATGACGTAGTTTACAGGGGAGAGTGGAGGAACGGCAGGCAACACGGAAGAGGCCAGCAGAAGCAGGCAGATGGTGTCGCTTATATCGGGCAGTTCTACGACGGCCATATCGAAGGTTTTGGCCGTCTTGTGCGACCCGACGGCAGCAAGTATGAAGGCGAGTTCGTACAGGGCAAGGCACACACAAGGACCAGGAACGGCAAGTACACATTTGCAGACGGCAGCGTGTAAGCGCCTTTCGATATAGAGAGGATCCCACATGAACTAAAAAGTGCCCGTGTAGCAGTCAAGCTACACGTCAGTCACTATGCTTTTGGGGAAGGATGGCGGAGATGCAAATGTCCTGCAATTCTGGagtctttcctcgtttcagGCGGGGACCTTGCCGGGGTAGATAAGGGAAAATACATGTGGATCGTGGTCGACCGGTTCACAGACGGAGTGACTGCGTTTCGCACGACTGATATTGGAGTTAATGCAAAAATACGGTTTCCAGAACGTTTTCCATTCGATTGAAGAGGCGATATCGTGTGTGCGAGCTCAACATTAGTGACTGCGGTTCCGATACCGTATAGTAGGGCCACATAGCCTGGAGATGTTACATCGACGTTTGCTGGGAGCATGTAGACCTCAAATCCACATGCGTGTATGTGGTCTTCTGTGCGGAAAATGAATACACTGATTCCCCCTTTTTGTTGGTGTCCTGACGGATGGGTTTTACGCTTACTTCGGTGCTGCAGTGAAATACGGACAACCAGTTGAGGCacagtgagagagagagaggctgcaTGAGCGTCGCGTATTTGTTGCCGAAGGATGCCGTTAGTCATCACACACACTTGTCACCGTATTAGGTCGCTGACGGGGACTCTTCGTAAGACTCAGGATGCTTCGAATCTGGTGGTGTGCGGTTTGCATGTATCTGCTGTTCAGTTACGTGGGCCAGTGGGTTGCTGATAAGCGACACGGCATCGGCCGGGAAGTTACTCAAGACGGTAGCACGTATCAGGGCGAGTACCGAAACGGCTGCAAGCATGGTCATggccgcatgcagtctcctTCCGGCGACGTCTATGAGGGCGAGTTCAGCAAGGGTGACATGAACGGTGAGACATGTTGACGACATGCTCAACGATCTTCGTTGATGTATACGTAACGACGGACTAAATATTTTCTTTCCCAACCAGATATTAGTGCATCAATACGAACACATCTCATGCGGTGTACAGCTGCGTTTTGCCACTGCATGAGAGAAGCAGTGAGCACGGTGGTTGGCGCTCTGCGTCCATCTGCTGGTAGATTTCGACTGTGTACCTGCGTTTGTCAGCGCCAGTGCTTGCGATGGCAGTGGCCGTGTTATGAGGGGCGATTTCATTGTCTTTGTTGCCAAGGTAGCTCCGCATTTCCGGGGTGTGTGCGGACTTCATGCAGGTTGCCAAGGCAGCGAGCAGCTGCGTACGACATTTCATGTGTAGTGTGGCAGTCAGTATGAGTCTCACTTATTCCTGTGGACAAAATATCGCGTCTTgatcttttttctttctaaACTATCAGGGAAAGGACGATATTGCTGGCCAGATGGGCGGATTTACGAAGGAGATTGGTCGATGAGCCGCATGCACGGAAAGGGAGTATTCTTCTTCGTTGATGGTCGCAAGTAAGGTTTTCCGACCAGGAACTGACATAATGTCTGTCAACGGTTGTGATAGGTGTTAATGGGAAACAATGGGTGACGACCTTGGTTTTGTTTTAGTATCGTGTAATTTGGGTAAACGGCGTCGCAGAAAGGAGGGCCAACACCAATGTATGTGTGCAACGTTATGGAACCGAACGAATTGGCAGGACCGGAACCACATCTGGAAATCTCACGTCCGCGAGGGAAATTGGTATGGTCATCCTGACATTATAGCGCTGTGCTGGGTTCCCAGGCGTTGCGTTTACGGGACCTTGTTGGGTGTGATGGGCTCACTGGGCACTGATGCCTACTTTGAATCTTTGTGCTACGCGGTGAGACAGCCGATGCACGAATGTCGCCGACATGCATTTGACTGTGCTGACGATGTCGCAACTGATATCAAGACTAACACCATATATACTCAGCCTGAAATATCATATTTTTAACGCCCGATGCATCACTCACCAAATGAGTTGCTCTCGGCTATGCTTTTCAGGTACGAGGGAGAATTCAAGGACAGCAAGatggagggagaaggaaagctgACTTGGCCAGATGGAAGCGCTTACGAGGGTGGGTTCAAAGCAGGTCTTCCGCATGGACGAGGTACTCATCAGGCGACGGCAGAAACGAAGCCACGACTAGGTACGTTAAAAAAAGTTGTGAACTGTGAAAGCCACACTTAAGCTGAGGCAGTGAAGACTGCACAACTTGGTCTAATGACTAATGGTCTTGCACACGGGGGATTACACTTTTAGATTATGCAAGTAATGCCTGCAGGGTCAGCTAGAAGGAGGTAGAAACGGCGTGCGCTATGCGATGTGTATCAATACCTTGTGGACAACGGGcagttttctcttgttcagTACATTGATGGTTTGCTGTGTCCGTGGGGGGCCGCCGTTATGCTGTGGGAGCCAGAGGACTATGTGGGAAGCACGTGATGGCAAGAGTGTGGTGCGGTGGATCGGGGTGCACTAGATGTACTGGTTCTGAGGCTGGTGTTGTTGCTGTTGTGCCGACGTTTTCCCAGCTTTATGGACCCAAGGTGTGCGAGTAAAGTGGCTAGATGAGGAAGAGTCGCAAGAAGATGGAGTGctagaaacgaaagagactgAGGGACAGTCTAAAGTGCCTTCCACACAGTAGGCTAGAATCACAAAACAACATGAGGAGTAACCAAATAAAGCGAATAATAAAAGTTCAGTGGGGAGAAACGAGCAAGCATGGATGATGTCTGACAAACAGGCAGAACTGGATGTCAAACCGGGACGTGCGCCTGCCGAAGTTGCCAC
This genomic interval carries:
- a CDS encoding cell-cycle-associated protein kinase MAPK, putative (encoded by transcript TGME49_207820~Gene product name based on ToxoDB Community Expert Annotation. Predicted member of protein kinase family CMGC;MAPK, (PMID:22047078).) yields the protein MNTGQRPATGAMMAPGGCQAYAPCGAEGHAAYQQQPGRSYSQQYDAQHQASVRGYTSQQVQYRNAHPSDVAATNAVQQQAAVQHHVGSQQSSSHEAAAAQQHNSGTQHTVSGSQQEGQQRKQHHSSKPTASMPRPHSDWQIPDRYEIRHLIGTGSYGHVCEAYDKLEKRVVAIKKILRVFEDLIDCKRILREIAILNRLNHDHVVKVLDIVIPKDVEKFDELYVVLEIADSDFKKLFRTPVYLTELHIKTLLYNLLVGVKYVHSAGILHRDLKPANCLVNQDCSVKVCDFGLARTVDYPENGNSQLPISPREDDMNLVTFPHTKNLKRQLTGHVVTRWYRAPELILLQENYTEAIDVWSIGCIFAELLNMIKENVAYHADRGPLFPGSSCFPLSPDQKAGNDFKFHTRGNRDQLNVIFNILGTPSEEDIEALEKEDAKRYIRIFPKREGTDLAERFPASSADAIHLLKRMLVFNPNKRITINECLAHPFFKEVRIAEVETNATEKVRLPFNDWMNMDEPQLRYAFVKEIQRYHPEIQLPRRSPNRASS
- a CDS encoding MORN repeat-containing protein (encoded by transcript TGME49_207830) — translated: MGCTGSKAAAVKKPDSPEDKREANDKPQLSTGHAEALPGVVAAGGAQDSSDAKSAASLTTSRVGGAGETGAATSTEPKNAASKDKEIDIHEDPLEGIELDPPEDCEPVIMKNDVVYRGEWRNGRQHGRGQQKQADGVAYIGQFYDGHIEGFGRLVRPDGSKYEGEFVQGKAHTRTRNGKYTFADGSVYVGQWVADKRHGIGREVTQDGSTYQGEYRNGCKHGHGRMQSPSGDVYEGEFSKGDMNGKGRYCWPDGRIYEGDWSMSRMHGKGVFFFVDGRKYEGEFKDSKMEGEGKLTWPDGSAYEGGFKAGLPHGRGTHQATAETKPRLALWTQGVRVKWLDEEESQEDGVLETKETEGQSKVPSTQ